The Pogona vitticeps strain Pit_001003342236 chromosome 6, PviZW2.1, whole genome shotgun sequence genome contains a region encoding:
- the LOC144583544 gene encoding uncharacterized protein LOC144583544 produces the protein MPLTRSQMAEMGEVREPQVDQGSEEEFGSVQDESTGEQNPELKKMLIVQQHELRVREMEERLERERMAEREKQRQFELELQREKMAFELRKLELMNQNNNNNRDSEGGQLSKTDLKKFPVYHKGDCPEVFFSLVERAFVDFSVRETEKMTIMRSLISGSLAEVYAEMPEELLRDFAEFKKLVFARHGINAEQLRQRFRSLTKKPEQTFTQVGAQLVRLLEKWLSQEGTETFQQLKDLIALEQFYSVLHGELKFQVRERKPKSVAEAAEIADFISQIRKPLGEGKSISKPKETYSKYSQGPGKNQQVGGAHGEGKPSDMKQRPQILEGKPKQDEKDSKYSRKCYFCQGKGHLISECEKLKQLKRNVPHDLSGTKPKAVFCVQKEQSSLPLREPVAMATQSGTVTSADQAEENGPLVEVKRCLLVRTDSQLFETAGVDVGILDHQYRGLRDTCSQVTLCHPDIIPREYIILNESMKVAGIEGQVISLPVAEVPVNFQGWRGVWRLAISSTLPAAVLVGNDLAEHVKRVLVITRSQATTGTVQGGTDEPETEAEGSSEAVVETLTTDSRFGQEQKADATLQKCFEQVTDAQLTPETPVRFREKKGILYRETLRNISKGGDGIRSQLVVPEKYRPMILQRGHSDMFAAHLGVNKTQQRITQNFYWPEIGKQIKEFCKQCDVCQRQGNNRDRTKAKLCPLPVIDTPFKCILVDIVGPLPKATKRGNRFILTIVDHATRYPEAIPLTNIETNTVADALVGYMSRMGFASEIITDLGTSFTSKLMKRLWQICGIKHKETTAYHPESNGLTEKFNGTLMRMIRAYLAENPNNWDQKLQSLLFAYRSVPQASTGFSPFELLFGRRVKGPLDLIKQNWEQITQDDPQDVVTYIDTLMNDLKRNLELAAENLQAQKVRQKTWYDHKARERHFDPGEEVLWLRPCRENKLQLKWAGPYRVISKMSDLNYLIEQEENQARRVVHVNALKPYYRGEQRVLFAIKAAESEEAELPFWEGRGEVKYNPDEVKISPALTQDQQQELKMLLIKYQKVFSNKPGIVKGVMHRIHTGDAPPQAVSPYRVTGPYRDKVRKELDEMLRENIIVPSSSPWSSPIVLVDKPDGSIRFCVDYRKLNRVTTPDAYPMPRLDNLIETIGGCRFISSLDLVKGYWQLRIDPRDQEKTAFCSPFGLYEFRVLSFGLRNAPATFQRLMDQTLAGLSDFTVAYIDDIGIFSNTWEDHLKHLELVLQRLSAAGLTVKASKCQLGSPEIKYLGHIVGGGVIKPLEAKIEAVRDWPRPNTKKKVKSFLGLVGYYRKFIPRFSEIAAPLTDLTRKKTDDRIPWTSDCEEAFQRLKEALINYPVLRAPDFDWEFIIYTDASNSGVGAVLCQEDENGDQHPVSYLSRKLQKGERHLATVEKECLAIVYAIQKAKPYIWGRHFTLCTDHSPLQWLKTMKSHNSKLMRWALNLQDYDFEVKVVRGSVNCVADALSRRPED, from the exons atgcccttgactcgaagccaaatggcagaaatgggtgaagtgagggaaccccaggtagaccaaggttctgaggaggaatttggctcagtgcaggatgagagcacgggagaacagaacccagaactcaagaaaatgctcatagtccaacagcatgaactgagggtgagggaaatggaggaaagattagagagagaaagaatggc ggaaagagagaaacaaagacaatttgaattggaattgcagagagagaaaatggcgtttgagttaagaaaattggaactgatgaatcagaacaataataacaatagggattctgaggggggccaattgtctaaaactgacctgaagaaattccctgtataccacaagggagattgccctgaggtgttcttttccctcgtggaaagagcgtttgtggacttctcagtaagggaaactgagaagatgaccatcatgcgatctttaatcagtggcagcctggcagaagtatatgcagagatgccagaggaattgctgagagatttcgcagagtttaaaaagctggtgtttgccagacatgggataaatgcagaacagctgaggcaaagattcaggtcactcaccaagaaaccagagcagacttttacccaagtgggggcccaactggtgaggctgctagagaaatggctatctcaggagggaacagagacctttcagcagctcaaagacctgatagcgctggaacagttttattcagtcctgcatggggaactgaagttccaggtgagggaaaggaaaccgaaatctgtggcagaggcggccgagatcgcagattttatttcccaaataagaaagcccttaggtgaggggaaatctataagcaaacctaaagagacctacagcaagtactctcagggaccagggaaaaaccagcaagtgggaggggcccatggtgaagggaagccctcagacatgaaacaaagacctcagattttggagggaaaaccaaaacaagatgagaaagactcaaaatacagcagaaaatgttatttctgtcaaggaaagggccatctaatctcagagtgtgagaaattaaagcagctaaaaagaaatgtgcctcatgatttgagtggaaccaagccaaaagctgtgttctgtgtccagaaagagcaaagctccttgccactgagggagcctgttgccatggctactcaatctggaacagttacatctgctgatcaggctgaggaaaatggtcctcttgtggaggtcaagcgctgcttactagtgagaacagattcgcagttgtttgaaaccgcaggggtggacgtaggaatacttgaccatcagtatagggggctgagggatacttgttcccaggtgaccctgtgccatccagatattattcctagggagtatataatcctgaatgagagcatgaaggtggcagggattgagggacaggtgatctcactgccagtagctgaggtacctgtgaactttcaaggctggaggggagtttggcggctagcgatttcatcgactctgccagcagccgtgctcgtgggaaatgacctggctgaacatgtgaaacgggtgctagtgattacacgctcacaagctaccacggggacagttcaggggggtactgatgagcccgagacggaagcagaggggagttccgaagctgtggtggaaaccttaaccacagacagccgatttggccaagagcaaaaggcagacgccactctccaaaagtgttttgaacaggtgacagacgcccagctaacacctgaaaccccagtgagatttcgagagaaaaagggaattttatatagagagaccctgaggaatatctcaaaagggggagatgggatcagaagtcagctagtggtacctgaaaagtatcgccccatgatcttacagagggggcactctgacatgtttgctgcgcacttaggggtgaacaaaacacagcagagaatcacacagaatttttactggcctgaaatagggaagcagatcaaggagttctgtaaacaatgtgatgtgtgtcagaggcaggggaataaccgtgacaggaccaaagcaaagttgtgccctttgcctgtgattgacactccgttcaaatgcatactggtggatattgtgggacctttgcccaaggccacaaagagggggaacaggttcattctcaccattgtggaccatgccacaaggtaccctgaagccattcccttgactaacattgaaactaacacagtggcagatgccttggtggggtatatgtccaggatgggatttgcctcagaaataatcacagatttgggcacatcgtttacatcgaagctcatgaaacggttatggcaaatctgtggaattaaacacaaggaaaccactgcctatcaccctgaaagtaacgggttaacggagaagttcaatgggactctgatgcgcatgattagggcttacttggcagagaatccaaacaattgggaccagaagctgcaatcccttttgtttgcttatcgatcagtgccacaagccagtaccgggttcagtccgtttgaactcttgtttgggagaagggtgaaagggccccttgatttaatcaaacaaaattgggagcagatcacccaggatgacccacaagacgttgtgacatatatagacaccttgatgaatgacctaaagagaaacctagagctagcagcagaaaacctgcaagctcagaaggtcagacagaaaacatggtatgaccacaaagccagggagaggcactttgacccaggggaggaagtgctttggcttaggccctgcagagagaacaaactgcagctcaaatgggcaggaccatatagggtcatttccaagatgtcagatctgaactaccttatagagcaggaggagaaccaagcaaggagggtggtacatgtgaatgccctaaaaccctactacagaggggaacagagggttttatttgcaataaaggcagctgagagtgaggaagctgaattacccttctgggagggtagaggggaagtaaaatacaacccagatgaggtaaagatcagtcctgcacttacccaagaccagcagcaagaactaaaaatgctgctcatcaaatatcaaaaggtgttttccaataagccggggatagtgaagggagtgatgcatcggatccacacaggggatgcacccccgcaggcagtatccccataccgagtgacgggaccctatagggacaaggtgcggaaggagctggacgagatgcttagggagaacataatcgtcccctcttctagtccttggtcctctccgatagtcctagtagacaagcctgatgggagcattaggttttgtgtagattacaggaaattaaaccgcgtaaccactcctgatgcctacccaatgcccaggctagacaacctgattgaaaccatagggggttgtcggttcatttcatcattggacctagtaaagggatattggcaattaagaattgatcccagggatcaagaaaagaccgccttttgcagcccttttggtctctatgagtttagagtcctgagctttggtctcagaaatgcaccagccacattccaaaggctgatggaccagaccttagcagggctcagtgactttactgtggcctacattgacgacatagggatcttcagcaatacctgggaagatcacctgaaacacctggagttagtgctgcagaggttaagtgcagcagggctaacagtaaaggcgagcaagtgtcagctgggtagcccagaaataaaatacttgggacacatagtagggggaggagtgatcaaacccctagaggccaagatagaagcagttcgtgattggcctagacccaacaccaagaaaaaggtcaaatcatttcttgggttggtgggctactacagaaagttcattccaaggtttagcgagattgcggctccgctgaccgatctgacgaggaagaagactgatgaccgcatcccgtggaccagcgactgtgaggaggcgttccagaggttgaaggaggccctcatcaactatccagtgctgcgtgctccagacttcgactgggagttcatcatctacaccgatgcgtctaacagcggggtaggagcagttctttgccaggaggatgagaatggtgaccagcatccagtgtcctacctgagtaggaaactccagaaaggtgagagacatttggcaaccgtggaaaaggagtgcctggccatagtctacgcgatccagaaggccaagccttacatctggggaagacattttactctgtgcactgaccattcaccactgcaatggttaaagacaatgaaatcccacaatagcaaacttatgaggtgggctttaaacctgcaagactatgactttgaagtgaaggtggtcagagggtcagtgaactgtgttgctgacgccttgtcaagaagacctgaagattga